The Janthinobacterium lividum genome has a window encoding:
- a CDS encoding 16S rRNA (uracil(1498)-N(3))-methyltransferase, producing the protein MPRFFCPQPLVAGTTIVLPEAVAHHIQVVRLAPGDLITLFNGEGGEVQASLVAVAKRSVTAEIQAHVARETELPYAVTLAQALPEASKMDWIIEKAIELGAAGIVPLSAQRCVVRLSSERAEKKLAHWQGIIVSASEQCGRNRLAQLAPLQDFNSWSRQQDLHKRIILTPRAEQSLADWARHQPPQAITVMVGPEGGFSEAEEKAALAAGAIGLAMGPRILRTETAGLTALATLGAIWGGM; encoded by the coding sequence ATGCCGCGTTTTTTCTGTCCCCAGCCGCTCGTTGCCGGCACCACCATCGTCCTGCCGGAGGCTGTCGCCCACCATATCCAGGTCGTACGCCTGGCGCCAGGCGACCTCATCACCCTGTTCAATGGCGAAGGCGGCGAAGTGCAAGCGAGCCTGGTGGCGGTCGCCAAGCGCAGCGTGACGGCTGAAATACAGGCGCACGTGGCGCGCGAAACGGAACTGCCGTATGCCGTGACCTTGGCGCAGGCGCTGCCGGAAGCATCCAAAATGGACTGGATCATCGAAAAAGCCATCGAACTGGGCGCGGCCGGCATCGTGCCGCTGTCGGCGCAGCGCTGCGTCGTGCGCTTGTCAAGCGAAAGGGCCGAGAAAAAACTGGCGCATTGGCAAGGCATTATCGTTTCCGCTTCGGAACAGTGCGGGCGCAACCGCCTGGCACAACTGGCGCCGCTGCAAGACTTCAATAGCTGGAGCCGCCAGCAAGATTTGCATAAACGCATCATTTTGACGCCGCGCGCGGAGCAGTCGCTGGCCGACTGGGCCCGTCACCAGCCGCCGCAAGCGATCACCGTGATGGTGGGCCCGGAAGGCGGATTTTCGGAAGCGGAAGAAAAGGCCGCGCTGGCCGCCGGCGCCATCGGCTTGGCTATGGGCCCGCGCATCCTGCGCACGGAAACGGCAGGCCTGACGGCGCTGGCAACGCTGGGCGCAATATGGGGCGGCATGTAG
- the tkt gene encoding transketolase: protein MTTTLPTTKMANAIRALAMDAVQKANSGHPGMPMGMAEIAVALWSGHYRHNPANPKWQNRDRFLLSNGHGSMLHYALLHLTGYDLSMDDIKAFRQMHSKTPGHPEVDVTPGVETTTGPLGQGIANAVGMALSEQLLAAEFNKPGYDIVNHYTYAFVGDGCLMEGISHEVCALAGTLGLNKLIALYDDNGISIDGKVEGWFTDDTPARFEAYGWNVIRAVDGHDVAAVAAAIAAAKTASKPTLICCKTIIGKGSPNLQGGDKVHGAALGDKEIAAVREYIGWDAAPFEMPADVYAAWDAKKQGALLEADWNERFGAYRREFPQQAAELTRRMQGELPEAFEAALSAAIASCVEKKENIATRKASQNAIQALASSLPEFLGGSADLTGSNLTNWKECVAVRSGQPGNHINYGVREFGMSAIMNGITLHGGYIPFGATFLTFSDYSRNALRMAALMKLRSIFVFTHDSIGLGEDGPTHQSVEHVSSMRLIPNLDNWRPCDTVESAAAWGAAVRRKDGPSTLIFSRQNLPYQERSAEQIENIYRGGYVLNDVADAKAILIATGSEVELAVAAASALASEGINVRVVSMPSTDVYDRQDAAYKASVLTKGVPRVAIEAGVTSFWYKYVGLEGAVVGIDTFGESAPAGVLFKHFGFTVDNVVAKVKAVIAG from the coding sequence ATGACAACTACGCTCCCGACTACCAAAATGGCCAATGCGATCCGCGCACTGGCAATGGACGCTGTACAAAAGGCCAACTCCGGCCATCCAGGCATGCCGATGGGCATGGCCGAGATCGCAGTTGCCCTGTGGAGTGGTCACTATCGCCACAATCCTGCCAATCCAAAATGGCAGAACCGCGACCGTTTCCTGTTGTCGAATGGCCACGGCTCGATGCTGCACTACGCGCTGCTGCACCTGACGGGCTATGACCTGTCGATGGATGACATCAAGGCTTTCCGCCAGATGCATTCGAAAACCCCGGGCCATCCGGAAGTCGATGTCACGCCAGGCGTGGAAACGACCACCGGCCCGCTGGGCCAGGGCATCGCCAACGCCGTCGGCATGGCCCTGTCGGAGCAATTGCTGGCCGCTGAATTCAACAAGCCTGGCTACGACATCGTCAACCACTACACCTACGCTTTCGTCGGCGACGGTTGCCTGATGGAAGGCATTTCGCACGAAGTGTGCGCGCTGGCCGGCACCCTGGGCCTGAATAAACTGATCGCCCTGTACGATGACAACGGCATTTCCATCGACGGCAAAGTCGAAGGCTGGTTCACGGACGACACCCCGGCGCGCTTCGAAGCGTACGGCTGGAATGTCATCCGCGCCGTCGACGGTCACGATGTTGCCGCCGTGGCTGCCGCCATCGCCGCCGCCAAGACCGCCAGCAAGCCAACCTTGATCTGCTGCAAGACCATCATCGGCAAGGGTTCGCCGAACCTGCAAGGCGGCGACAAGGTCCACGGCGCCGCGCTGGGCGACAAGGAAATCGCTGCCGTGCGCGAATACATCGGCTGGGATGCCGCACCGTTCGAAATGCCGGCCGACGTCTACGCAGCCTGGGATGCCAAGAAACAAGGCGCCCTGCTGGAAGCGGACTGGAACGAGCGTTTTGGCGCCTACCGCCGTGAATTCCCGCAGCAAGCCGCGGAACTGACCCGCCGCATGCAGGGCGAGCTGCCAGAGGCATTCGAAGCGGCCCTGAGCGCCGCCATCGCTTCCTGCGTGGAAAAGAAAGAAAACATCGCCACCCGCAAGGCCAGCCAGAATGCCATCCAGGCACTGGCTTCGTCCCTGCCGGAATTTTTGGGCGGCTCGGCCGACCTGACCGGTTCGAACCTGACCAACTGGAAAGAGTGCGTGGCTGTGCGTTCGGGCCAGCCTGGCAACCATATCAACTACGGCGTGCGCGAATTCGGCATGAGCGCCATCATGAACGGCATCACCTTGCACGGCGGCTACATCCCGTTCGGCGCCACGTTCCTGACGTTCTCCGACTACAGCCGCAATGCGCTGCGCATGGCGGCCCTGATGAAACTGCGTTCGATCTTCGTGTTCACCCACGATTCGATCGGCCTGGGCGAAGATGGCCCGACGCACCAATCGGTAGAGCACGTCTCGTCGATGCGTCTGATCCCGAACCTGGACAACTGGCGTCCGTGCGACACCGTCGAGTCGGCTGCTGCCTGGGGCGCCGCCGTGCGCCGCAAGGATGGCCCGTCGACGCTGATCTTCTCGCGCCAGAACTTGCCGTACCAGGAGCGTAGCGCCGAACAGATCGAAAACATCTACCGCGGCGGCTATGTGCTGAACGACGTGGCCGACGCCAAGGCAATCCTGATCGCTACCGGTTCCGAAGTGGAACTGGCTGTCGCCGCCGCCAGCGCGCTGGCTTCGGAAGGCATCAATGTGCGCGTGGTGTCGATGCCGTCGACCGACGTGTATGACCGCCAGGACGCCGCCTACAAGGCCAGCGTGCTGACCAAAGGCGTGCCGCGCGTGGCCATCGAAGCGGGCGTGACCAGCTTCTGGTACAAATACGTGGGCCTGGAAGGCGCCGTGGTCGGTATCGACACGTTTGGCGAATCGGCGCCGGCTGGCGTGCTGTTCAAGCACTTCGGCTTCACGGTCGACAACGTCGTGGCCAAGGTCAAAGCGGTTATCGCCGGCTAA